GGCTACATACTCAATAAATGgtgaaacacatttttattttatttttattattattatttatttaacctttatttaacctttatttaacctttacttaactaggcaagtaagttaagaacacatttttatttacaatgacggcctaccaccagccaaacccggacgacgctgggaccaattgtgcgccgccctatgggactcccaatcacggccagatgtgatacagcctggaatggaaccagggactgtagtgacgcctcttgcactgagatgcagtgccttagaacactgtgatacagcctggaatggaaccagggactgtagtgacgcctcgtgcactgagatacagtgccttagaccgctgtgatacagcctggaatggaaccagggactgtagtgacgcctcttgcactgagatgcagtgccttagaacactcGGGAGCCCCACTATTTGTGATGGTGTCCTTTGTTCCAATGTATCTGTATGAATCGTCCATTTCTCTCAGTCATAGTAGGATAATGAATGGATTGGTAAGAGTTTAGAAGGTTAGTAGGAAAGTGAATCATGTAAACCATTTACATGTACTCACATTCATGTGAACATTTACTATTTTGAAACTCAAACATTAATTTCCCAAACTGCTTTTTCTATAATCCTACAGGCTCTTTATCAGTTTCCATACCTTATATTCCAATGCAACCAACATTATGCATGCCCACCATGGTATTGGGCAGCTGCTATTTGAGAACTCATGTGGTTTAGACATCAAACTCTGGGTATTTTATTGCACATCACATTGTACAACTGTTTTTAGAGATTGTACTGCAAGGTATGCTATATGTGTAGAGAATGTCGTATGCGTAGGCTATGCCATATGTGTAGGCTATGTCGTATGCGTAGGCTATGCTATATGTGTAGGCTATGCTATATGTGTAGGCTATGTCGTATGCGTAGGCTATGCCGTATGTGTAGGCTATGTCGTATGTGTAGGCTGCGCCGTATGCGTAGGCTGCGCCATATGCGTAGGATGTGCCGTATGTGTAGGCAATTGAggtggtggtggcagctgcagagagctatttgggtgtgcgagacttgacgaGTTACAGGGtgcgtacatttttttttttttaacctttatttaactaggcaagtcagttaagaacagattcttaggTGTCCATCCTTTCAGGCTGAGGTAGGACTACAtcgatttaaatagtggagtagagTGGTGGGTTTTTTGTGATTGTAGGGTATTTGATTTacttatatataaaaaataaaataaagcaaagtataagggagttctcctccagtctagtaggtggcggtaatgctacatttattggatgccaactgccgttaaacctcatcgaagaagaagaaTCTAGTGGACCACGTGACACGGGACGCTTCTTCAACAACAACACGGGAGGCTTCTTCAACAAAAACACGGCCACTGATTCTTTCGTCGCCACTCGGTAGTTAGCCAACGTAAAAACGAAACATTGAATCTCTTTAGACCAtttttgtgtgtattgatgtCGGTGTCATTTGCTTGTTAAAATTTACACATTTGTTAAGGTTGATTATACTGAGCCTAGCACTAGGCTAATGCTAATTTTAGGTAGCCCAACCATGAACTCACTAAGCTACTCCCTTACTGCTAAAgaagaggtctgctggacggagaaagaagctctgggtCTGAACATTGTCgtaaaagaagaggaagaggagaatattacagtgaaagaagaggaagaagcttTCAGAATaaaacaggaggaagaggaggatatcACGTTGAAAGAAGAAGATGAggatgttacagtgaaagaagagaaggaaccatttggagtgaaagaggaagaggaggctatctcaataaaagaggaggaggaagttgTTTTGGGAGtgaaaaaggaggaggttgaagggGAGGAAGTGGAGACTGGAGATCTGATTGACACTAGTGAGTATTGTCTTAAACACGGACACACATTCAGTTGTTGAATTAATGTATGGTTTTAAAGCCAAAGGGGCATTCCACCATAGTTTAACAATTAAATATGTTGTGCAGTACTGTAGGAATTGTTAAATGGGAAATCTGCGAGTGGTACATACATGTTTGGACTATTAAATGAATGATACAGAGGCCTAGCCATTGATTGTTagagaatataacttagaaatacccaatgagcttagttcaactgtcctaACTTACCAGAACCCAAACTTGGTTTACTCCATTgtgtgtaaacaatgtaattgtaaacactgtatagcctcaaaacgtgGTTGAAACTGTCATTTTGATCTCAGGCATGGTCGGTCCTTgcttccatagctctgtctatgaatttgagagtggttacctTCCTCCAAACTCATCCGTCAGTGACAGTGGtgggaaaaaagtacccaattgtcatacttgagtaaaagtaaagataccttaatagaaaattactcaagtaaaagtaacccagtaaaatactacttgagcaaaagtcttaagtatatttaaaaccaaatagtttacttaagtatcaaaagtaaatgccattgctaaaatattcttaagtaaaagtttaaatcatttcacattccttatattaagcaaaccagatggcacaattgtcaatttaatgaatacattttttgataaccaggggcacactccaacactcagacataatttcagTTGtgttttagtgagtctgccagatcagaggcagtatgatAAGTATGTGGATTGAACcagtttcctgtcctgctaagcattcgaaatgtaacaagtacttttgggtgtcaggagtaaaaagtacattatttgctttaggaatgtagtggagtaaaagttgtaaaaaaaatatataaatagtaaagtacagatagctcaaaaaacgacttaagtagtactttaaagtatttttacttacatACTTTTCACTACTTCTCAGTGACGCTAAAACGTTTAATTTAGCCTCTATACTCCACCATTTTGGAGCTGAAATGTTtcatgaggcgacagtacagaatacTCTCCAACCTTTTGTTGGAGGGTATTTATTCTTGCAAgcaagaatataatatgtttctacatgaatgtggattcTACCAGGATTACGGATTATCATAAATTAATTGTGAATATTGATGACTAAGAAAGTTAGAGACATAAACCTCAGACTCCctcagacatgctaacctctcaccattacagaggcataaacctaagatatgctaacctctcaccattacagaggcataaacctaagatatgctaacctctcaccattacagaggcataaacctcagacatgctaacctctcaccattacagaggcataaacctaagatatgctaacctctcaccattacagaggAATAAacctaagacatgctaacctctcaccattacagagacataaacctcagacatgctaacctctcaccattacagagaCATAAACTCAGACTcctaagacatgctaacctctcaccattacagagaCATAAACCTCAGACTccctaagacatgctaacctctcaccattacagagacataacactcagacatgctaacctctcaccattcaGAGCATAAACCTCAGacctgctaacctctcaccattacagaggAATAAacctaagacatgctaacctctcaccattacagaggCATAAACCTCAGACCCCTAAgactgctaacctctcaccactaCAGAGGCATAAacctaagacatgctaacctctcaccattacagagcATAAACctcagacatgctaacctctcaccatcaaGGCATAAACctcagacatgctaacctctcaccattcaGAGGCATAAACCTCAGACTccctaagacatgctaacctctcaccattacagaggCATAAACCTCAGACCCctagacatgctaacctctcaccactaCAGAGGCATAAACCTCAGACCCCCTATGACCtgtaacctctcaccattacagaggCATAAACCTCAGactatgctaacctctcaccattacagaggCATAAACCTCAGACAtgctacctctcaccattacagaggcataaacctcagacatgctaacctctcaccattacagaggcataaacctcagacatgctaacctctcaccattacagaggcataaacctcagacatgctaacctctcaccattacagaggCATACCTCAGACTccctaagacatgctaacctctcaccattacagaggCATAAACCTCAGACccctaagacatgctaacctctcaccattacagaggCATAAACTCAGACATGctagacatgctaacctctcaccattacagaggCATAAACCTCAGACTcctaagacatgctaacctctcaccattacagaggCATAAACCTCAGACAtgtaacctctcaccattacagaggCATTAAACCTCAGACTccctaagacatgctaacctctcaccattagaGGCATACCCTCAGGCCCTATGACATGCTAATCTCTCACCATTACAGAGACATAAACctcagacatgctaacctctcaccattacagaggCATAACCTCAGACccctaagacatgctaacctctcaccattacaagaGCATAAACCTCAGACCCcttaagacatgctaacctctaccattacagaggcataaacctaagacatgctaacctctctacCATTACAGAGGCTTAAACTCAGACTcctaagacatgctaacctctcaccattacagaggcataaacctcagacatgctaacctctcaccctaCAGAGGCATAAActcagacatgctaacctctcaccattacagagaCATAAACCTCAAGACCCCTAagaatgctaacctctcaccattacagagcATAAACctcagacatgctaacctctcaccattacagaggAA
The DNA window shown above is from Salvelinus sp. IW2-2015 unplaced genomic scaffold, ASM291031v2 Un_scaffold6304, whole genome shotgun sequence and carries:
- the LOC112078803 gene encoding zinc finger and SCAN domain-containing protein 31-like; the protein is MLILGSPTMNSLSYSLTAKEEVCWTEKEALGLNIVVKEEEEENITVKEEEEAFRIKQEEEEDITLKEEDEDVTVKEEKEPFGVKEEEEAISIKEEEEVVLGVKKEEVEGEEVETGDLIDTRERPDSQSDSGKSPSGEPXXETPKXASQHHCSHCGKSFSWLGYLKRHERIHTGEKPFQCSQCGKSYRGS